The Theobroma cacao cultivar B97-61/B2 chromosome 2, Criollo_cocoa_genome_V2, whole genome shotgun sequence genome includes the window AAAGTCCTGTCTCCACTCTCGAGCCCACCTTTCTAAAAGAAAACCATAAATGTTCTCTACAAAATAGGACTAATGTGGTCCATTAATCAGCCCATAGCTACAGTATCCATGCTGTACCGTAAGCGACGCGACTTCGCGTGTGTGTCACAGCCTACCCCCTGCGCTTCAATGACTTGAAAAGCGGATTTGGTTTTAAGGCAGCTCAGCTTGAACGGTCACTAGCGCCCGCTCTCCCGCCATTGTCCGTACGCCCGAGAATGGCTGCAATCTTCATTCTGCCACGCCCAACCCCTTCTCTTTACTTTcattattcttcttcttcttctcttccaaAATATCACCAGGTCTTTCTTcgttctctctttcttctcaaattttcttggatttttttttgttttctttatttgggTGCTTGAATTTTGCTTGTTTCAGTTTGAAGTTAAAACCcaaattctctttttatttttatgagcTGGAGACATATCTTTCTGcgaattgtttttttttattttcctttttagagcaatttaaaaatatctgCTGGTGTTAattatctcattttttttctaatttaatttatgaaataggTGTTTCGTTGCTCTGTAATGCAAAGTCCATTGCTGAAAGGTTGGAACCCCGGGTTTTACAGCAAGGAGAAGTTCAAGCCTTTTACTTCAACAACTTCAACAGAGTGGAGGAGAAGGAGGTAAACTGTACTATGTGTTTGTCATTCATTTGGGCACCAGTTTCATACTAACACCTAAAAACATTTCTTGTGACTGCATTTATCTTTGAGTTGTTTggtaatgttatttttttcttggatATTGATGGTAAGCGTTTTGAATCCTAATAAAACAGGAGAACATTGATCTGTGCAGTCAATCAAGATGCTGAAAAAGCTTTCAAAAAGACTGTAGAAGTGGACAGACTCATCGATATGCTGAGGGAGGCAACCCCAAACGAAGTAAGCATTTGTTTCTAGCATAAAGTCGTGTCTGGAGAAtgaattattcaaattttgctcttttaaaGAGTGATGGTGCTTGCGGCAAGATTGCTGCTTTGTCTGAACTCTGAATGTTTAAGGAACCATGATATAATACCATAACAGCACTCATTCTGCTTACTTTGTTTGGGTGGAATTCAGGCTGGGAATAGCATGCTAGTAGTCTGTTTTGTAGGAGACACAACTGACAGTCAACCATGGCATTGTGGTATGATTGCAATGATTTGATCTTTGTATCCACTTGATTGCGAATAGGTTTTGGGAAGCATTTTCATCTATTTATTCATGCATAAATCAGCAACTAACCATACTATGTATTGGGTTAGGTTCTTTGTATTTTGTTGTAGTTATTCTGGATGCCACTACTTGGAGTAGAAAATTGTTTGTAATTGAGTccacttattattattatttttgtttttacgtAACCTTGCTTTTGCTGTCTTTCTCATGTGGACAGCTTCAGCAACTGGTTGTTGAAAATATCCTTGCTTTCAATGAAAACTTCTGGATACGACTTGCTGCAAGAAGTGACACCTGCAAATCAGATGATGATAAAGCATGGTTTTTGAGTTGGTTAATTCTAATGTTTCAATAATACGTACGAGGTTGACCTCATTGTAGTCACTAGGTTTTGTAATTATTATGTTTCTATTGTTTTATCTTCTCGCAGAAAGATTATGAGGAATTGGCTTCTGCTGTAATGAGCATAGTGGATTGCCTTGTTCATAAGACCCACGTACCTGTCTCTCTGagataaaggaaaagaaatttggTTACTGGAAAGCTCTGTTCTTTCATTTTgtcattctttctttaattgatCCATTTCCCCTTTGACAGGAAAAGATTGATTCAGCAACTGATGTTCTCAAGGGGATTTTGAAACCTGTAGTTGACGAGGAGGAAGAGATTCCATGGCCCCCTAAAGATCCTGAGGCTCTCAACCAAATGGAGAAAGTATAAAAGAAGTTCTCTTTAATCCATTTTTGGATTTTATATGGACAATTTAAACTTCTATGTTTCAGATGCTTAAAGAATTTTCTCTGAGTTAATTCTGTTCCTTCTTTTTCCCTCTTAACATAGTAATAGGATTGTGGCTGAGATATTTTCAACAGAAGTAGCTTAGATTTTACTGCTACTAAATGCAAATTGTTATTATATGTTTCTTAGGGAATGCAATATGGAGATTATACTATCTTTTAATTGGTTCATGTAAGAATACCTTTGTTATTCTTGTcagaaaatatttcaaatggaGCAAGAAGGGCAACTCGATGAAGGTTTCCTTGCGGAAGTCAGTGCACAATTACGACAAGTGAGTACATTCTGCTAATTACATCAAATCATTTTAATGGTAATAAAACTTTTCTGCTTGTAGCATAGTATATTACATCGAGACTCTTCTTGATTATGTCCCTGGTGAAGGAAATTGTAATGGATATTTTACCCTCATCTACCTGATCTCTTTTAATCCTCCAACTTCAGTCAAGTTGcttgaaattatttatatttgaactGACACTGCACTTCGAAGAAGTTTCAATGGTACATGTTAACCATGATAGTAAAACTTCTATCACAATGCTGCTGACGTTCACCTGACCTCATTGTTTTGTCCTtgtaatgttttatttaaaatttaaataataacttATATATTAGTAATTTGCAGGCACAAGAAGATTGTGATAAACCTGGTCTTGAGGCTATGTTGCAAAAGGTTCTGCAACTCTATGCTTCTACAGTTCTCTCCAAGCGTAGTTATGCGAAGAAAGGTAATactttcttatcttttcaTTGGGTTTAGAAGCACCATCTTTTTTGGtcaaaacacaaaaaatttataggTTGAGGTAAAACCAATTTGCTTAAtatccattttctcttcaagtAGTTGTGAACGTTGACTTGTCTGCATGTGCTGTATGGTTCTCCTTCCATTTGGTctgaaaacagaaaaaagaaaaagagtaaacTTGGTGTTGTACAGATTCATAAAGTCTTGTTGGTAgtattcatttttatttttagcaGTATATTAAATTTGTCAATAACAGATGTCAGTTGTCAAATACTGCCACTTTGGTTCCTTAATTTTTAGTAGTGATTTATGCAacaacttttattttcttgattatgattctttaatttgtgttactatgtttctctttttcacaTTACTTTCATTATTCTTTTGGATAACTATGTccatattattttcattatcatAGTCTTGCAGTTGCTTTACTTTTTGTGTTGGAGTCAGATACCTTAAACAGCTAATTCCTATCAATATATCTGGTGCAGGGAATGAAGTGTTGAAGGCTGAGCAGTTTCTTGAAACTGTGATCAAAGGTTTCCATATCTTCTTCA containing:
- the LOC18607711 gene encoding uncharacterized protein LOC18607711, with the translated sequence MAAIFILPRPTPSLYFHYSSSSSLPKYHQVFRCSVMQSPLLKGWNPGFYSKEKFKPFTSTTSTEWRRRRRTLICAVNQDAEKAFKKTVEVDRLIDMLREATPNELQQLVVENILAFNENFWIRLAARSDTCKSDDDKKDYEELASAVMSIVDCLVHKTHEKIDSATDVLKGILKPVVDEEEEIPWPPKDPEALNQMEKKIFQMEQEGQLDEGFLAEVSAQLRQAQEDCDKPGLEAMLQKVLQLYASTVLSKRSYAKKGNEVLKAEQFLETVIKAPEQEWNKLLIDGLTVGKGEISPEDFNAVIKKRIERTLIRTEGGSYRQRILTEYLKGIQSRAEEIVQLLQGNAE